Sequence from the Cololabis saira isolate AMF1-May2022 chromosome 9, fColSai1.1, whole genome shotgun sequence genome:
cattctgtttccactgatctctctaaagttgtttctacagcttaatcggagtccacctgtggtgaattcagttgattggacttgatttggaaagacacacacctgtctatataagctctcacagttggcagtgcatgttgcaacacaaaccaaacatgaagtCCAAAGAATTGTCTTCAGGCCTCCGAAACAGGATTGTTTcgaggcacaaatctggggaagggtacagaaacatttctgctgctttgaaggtcccagtgagcactgtaacctgcatcatccttaaatggaagaagtttggaaccaccaggaatctccctagagctggccgccagcctaagctgagcaatcgggggagaagggccttagtcagagaggtgaccaaggacccgacggtcactctgtcagaactccagcattcctctgtggagagaggagacacttcaagaaggacaaccatctctgcagcaatccaccaatcaggcttgtacggtagagtggccaggcgcaagcccctccttactaaaaagcacatggcagcccgactggagtttgccaaaaggcacctggaggactctcagaccatgagaaaaaaaatcctctggtctgatgagacaaagattgaactatttggcatgaattccacgcgtcgtgtttggaggagaccagccaccgctcatcacctggagaacaccatccctacagtgaagcatggtggtggcagcatcatgctgtgggggtgtttttcatcagcaggacctgggcgactagtcaggattgagggaaagatgaatgcagccatgtacagagacatctcggatgaaaacctgatccagagtgctgttgacctcagactaggacgacgcttcatctttcagcaggacaacgacccaaagcacacagccaaaatatcaaaggagtggcttcagaacaaccatgtcaatgtccttgagtggcccagccagagcccagacctgaatcccttcgaacatctctggagagatctgaaaatggctgtacaccgacgctccccatccaacctgatggagcttgagagggtctgtaaggaagaatgggcaaaactgcccaagaacagtgtgccaaacttgtagcaacctattcaaaaagacttgaggATGTAATTGCTGACAGAGGAgcttctacaaagtattaagcaaATGTTATGAATACTTATTCTCATAtgatttcttgttgtttttatttttaataaatttacaaaagtcgcatcaaaacttctttcatgttgtcattatggggtgttttgtgtagaattctgagaaaaaaaatgaatttattcctattatcaatagggctgtaacgtAAAAGAATGtggggaaaagtgaagcgttctgaatactttccggactgactgtatatCATGAAGTTGACTTCTTTTGCTCTCCGACCTGGAATGATGACACCTCCTTATGATCTGTGCCACACCTTTTCCAAGGAGATGTGATGCTAGTGTTGAGCGAGAAACGGTAAATTGTTGTGGAGACTCCATGTTCCAGTTTTGACATGTAAACAGTCAGCAAGGAACCTAAAAAGGAACACAAAAATGATCAGTCATGGTGTGGGCTCTCAATGaggaaaattattgtttttatctGTTGGTCATTTACTTGTTTGGTTGGCGTCTGAgtttggtttgactgatttctgAGAGGGCACTGAAGCCATTGTTCTCGGGCTCTGCTGGTGTGTGGAGAACCTAAACGCTGACGAGGAGGCGTGGGAGTAGAGTGGGTGGGGTTTTTCCATGAACACACCTGCAGCATAAAACACCGCCTTGAAGGCATTTCTTTCAGATCTGTGAGGTTAAAAGTGCATGTTGCCTTTCACTAGTTCTGTGTTACCTGAGCACGTGGGGCAGGAGATGCCTTGGCCGCTGAGGTTGCTCCGCAGAGCCAGCAGAGTCTGCAGGTTTGTGTCTCTGCGGAACAGCAGAGGCGCGTGAGTGGCCGGCCTCAGGAGACAGCAGCAGCCCGCAGATAAGAGCAGGACCAGGAGAAACACACCTGGGTCGCAAGGAAGACAATGACAAACAGCGGCAGGGATGAGGGTCTGATGGAGGAGATAAAGCAGTTGAGGGACGGATCAGCAGGAGCATTCAATTATTCCTGAAGTGTGCGGGTGAATGTTTCATGAGTGCTCGCTCTTCCTCTGGCAGGCGGAGTCTCCTCAGGACAAACAGAGAGCTGCAGGATCTTATCCTGATTTATTGAAGTTTTCTTGGTACAAATCAACATGCATTCAGTCAGATCAGTAAGTTCTAGAGGTgtgtgcaattcatcgatgtgtcgatgcatcgcgatgcgtcacgtgacgatttggaatcgattataagaaaaaaaaaaaaaaaaaaaaaaaaaaaaaaaatatatatatatatatatatatatattttttttttttttttttttttttaatcctatccagattccagactgaataagctgctgaatcatttcattttcaagaatgcacatttcttattgttcacttgaaatatggcagatatgtttacactaaataaatttgatggaagtacatatctagtttacttgaattaatgaactcattaaatccagggcttgaccgttctcagtgttttccatttttcctcatgcaagtgcagctttccctggtcaaagttaagtaagtcaaagagcaaatgtttacatagtcataaaataaattattttgtgtctttgaaaaatacatgtcaaatgttcaaaaaaccttgttatttacttaatgagtgttgttagaggaactgagttgattgattggctatttatttacaaatgtagccacagatgaagacaaaatcaatcttgtatggaaaaaagcattaaaaatcacaataatcgggccgctcggtggcgcagtgggttaagcagcggctcatatactgaggctacagtcctcctcctgcagcggtcgcaggttcgaatcccggcctgcgcacctttgctgcatgtcatccccgatctctctctctacccctttcatatctgcagcttgaataaagggccactagagcccaaaaaaaaaaaaaagtttaaagagaaaaaaaaaaaaaaaaaatcacaataatcgaagaatcgtggcaccaataatcgaatcgaatcgacaatcgttataatcgaagaatcgaagaatcgaagctccaataatcgaaatcgaatcgtgaggtacccttgtttgcacacccctagtaAGTTCTTTATTTTAACCCACCTAGAACAGCTTTCCGGTGCTTCACAGCTGGCTCAGATACAAAGAGCTTCAGGGCCCACTGAAGATTTGTGCTCACCACACCCACATGCTGCTGCCCTAGAGGGGACAAATCAGTCTCCACTGACAGGGACAGAATGGCCGAATCGCCGTCTGCATCACAGAAGCCTGTCCGAGACAAAAGGAGGGACCTCAGTGGTACCTGAACAGCCATTTCATTTTAACTCATTCAGAGTTAGGGAGATAATAATCTTACTTGGCTCCATCTCCACCGACAGAAGCGctacatcatcatcctcatctgaCAGAGGGCTGTGGCTCGCTGACAGGCCCAGGAGCAGCTTCACACTTTGGAGAGAGGAGAGTTTAGGGAGAGAGGCATCATTTCAACTGTGCTGTCCTGCAGCACGCACAGGTCCATCGTCTCTGCTCTGGGTTTGCCATGTGTTCACTGTTTGCGTCCTGCTAATTCCATCTCGTTTGCTTAAAAAGCTTCTCAGCTCAGTTGGGTCTTTTATCATGTTTTTAATAAACCTGTGTCCCAGCTCTGGATCGTTCCTTCCTCCTTTAGACATGCCGCCGTGCAGCCCTTtttaaataagacaaatgtGGATCCATTGGTGCTGTCTAATTTCAGGTCAATTTCTAAACCCCTTTTTATTTCtacatttttagaaaaaattgtttttaaaaaaactccaAGAATTTTGAAAACAGGCCACCATTCATGAGTTGCTTAAGGCTGTTGTAGGCCTCGTCACATCACCGAAACGGCtcttttaaaagttttaaaTTATCTTATTCTTAACCTTGATTCTGGCAATTGTGCCTTTTTAATTCTTTTAGACCGAATAGCAGCGTTCAACAAAGTGGATCACACTGTTCTCCTGTCACGCCGCGAGCACTGGCTAGACATTAAAGGCTCAGCGCTAGACTGGTTTAAATCCAACCTTGCAGATAGATCCTCCTGTGTGCAGCTGGGGCTGTTTTCCTCTTCGGTGGTTCCTCTCTGACCTGTGAGGTTCCCCAGGGATCAGTCCTGGGTCCTCTACTGTTCTCCCTCTACGTACTACCCCTGGGGTCAATATTTAGGAAGCATAATATTCCTCATTACTGCTTCGCTGACGATATGCAGGTTTACTTGCCATTAAAGGCTCCTTCTAAGGAATCTCTTCATGCTATGTTTAATTACATGAGGGATATTAAGACATGGATGGACTTAAGTTTCTTAAGATTAAATGAAAGCAGCTTGTCCAGATAACACTGgtgctttcctcacttcactggcttccagttaggtgcaggattgattttaagatccttttatttgttttagagTCTTTGAATGGACTGGCCCCAGATTATATATCCGACCTTGTTAAGGTGCACCAACTCTCCAGAGCCCTTAGATCAGCTGACCAGATGGTCCTGGACATTCCTCCATCCCTCATGAAGACCAGAGGAGATTGAGCTTTTGCAGTTGTGGCTACGACGCTGTGGAGCACTTTGCCCCACTCTGTACGCTCTGCCAATAGCCTCTCCATGTTTAAAACgtcttaaaacaaaaaaaaaaaaaaaagtaaaaaatgtatatatataaaaaaaaaaaaaaaaaatatatatatatatatatatatatatatatatatatatatatatatatatatatatatatatatatatatatatatacttaaaataaaaaagaggggAGCTTTCCTTTCACTGCCGTCCTACCTGCCGCTTTCTGTGGCTCCCGGTCGGGCATCTGGAGTCTGGTGGGGCctcctgctcgcttccctgacgccccggtctgacctcacccctcaaaTCAATGtataaattaccaattctaactctaataatcaTTCCTgacattatcatgatatattgtttcatagtgtattattatattaagttatgaaatctcatgggatgttaaactatagtattatattgttatatataacAGTATGATGATATCATTTGTTAtatgttaaaatattttataaaaattatggtatattaggatattactatatttttatgctatatttatatgatgccgtgctacaccactcaattatttatttgtttacaaattaatattctcaatttatgtatctactttcatcatcttatttacacacacacacacacacacacacacgcacacacacgcacacacacacacacacgcacacacacgcacacacgcacacacgcacacacgcacacacacacacacacacacacacacgcacacacacgcacacacgcacacacgcacacacgcacacacgcacacacgcacacacgctgatgtcgtcttttgtcgttatttgcactgtatgttaataaataaataaaacgtcTTAAAACCCTTTTGTCCACCTTGGTGGTTGGCCGAGCAGCCGCCCCTACTGGATTGTATCtgtcttattttaatttttattatttttattgatgatgattcttttttttttttttactgtaaagcactttggttggCCATAGGCTTTtatatgtgctatataaataaagctgacatTGGCACTGACATTGACAAATTGCACCTCACGCAAGAGTAAGGTGATAACAGCTCACCGGTTCAACCAGGCGTGCTCGTGCGGCTCCACGTGCTGAGTCCAGATACACAGGGCAGCTGGCATCAAGGCAGACACCCAGAGCCAGCAGCAGCTGACGATGAGGGCCATGAACAGACCGAAGTCATGCACGGCTGGGATCTGAGTGTCAGTTAAATGGAGCTCAGTGTAAAAGATTGAAACATCCATTTTGTGTTTATTGCATAAAAATGTCTGTCTGCTGAGAGAGACACTCATCTACAGCAGAGGAGTCATTCACATTTCCTGCACAGTTTCCATTAAATGCTGTGCTTTTCTCTCATAATTACCTGAGAGAAGGTGTTGGCTGCATAGGCAGCTGCAGTGGTGAAGGAGGTGAGGAACGTGGCTCTGCCAGCTGTTTTCATTGTATAGATCATTCGCTCCTGCGGCTGATGCACATGAGAAGCTTGTCTGAAGGTGCTGATGAACACAAACACATCATCCACCCCTAAGAAATGAGCAGAAAAGACTGGATTTCTCCTTTTGAAAGAACAGTTAAATATTTTCACATTTCTTCTCAGAGTTAAAAGACAAAATCAGCAGCACTCATAATTTGTATCAAACCGTTAAGCTCTGTGAAGCATAGAAACTGGAATTAGCGGGAAAACGTTAGGAAAAAGTTCATCTCTAACCAAAGACGTCGTCTTCAGTTTCATTTACGGTGCTGTGAAAAACAACTTTCCCCTCTTACAGATATCTTCTGATACACTTACAAATTTAAgatcaataaatacattttaatttcaaagATAACCTGAGTAAATGCaagatgcagtttttaaatgatgttTTCATTCATTAAGGAAAAAACGTATGGTAATCAACCTGGCCCTATGTAGAAGAGTAATTGCCCCCTAAACCTAATAACCGGTAGTGTCGTCCTTGGCAACGTATCCTTGGAAACAATTGCAAACAGGAATTTGAGATAACTGCTGATGGGTCTTTCACATCGCTGTGGAGGGATTCTGGACCACTCTTCTCTGCAGCATTGTTTTAATTAAACCACATCAGAGGGTTTTTCAGCATGAACGGCCCGTTTAAGGTAATACCACGGCATCTCAATCAGATTTAACTCCGGACTTTGACTATGTCACTCTAAAACCATTATCATATGTATTCATTAATCTATTCAGAAGAGGACTTACTAGTATGTATTTGATTCTTTGTCCTTCTTGGATAACCCAGGTGCGCTTGCACTTAAGGAAACCACAACATCTTAACTGCTTACCAGATGGACGGACCACTTCCCCCAGGACTTTCTGGTAAAGAGCAGAGTTCATGACTTGCAGCAAGTCGTCAAGGTCCTAAAGCAGCAAAGcagccccagaccatcacactaccACCACCTTTGACTGTTGGCATGATGTTCTTGTTCTGAAGAGCTGTGTTAGTTTTACACCAGATGTGACGGGACTCACACCTTCTAAAAACTACCACTTTTGTCTCGTCAGGATATTTTCCCAAAACTCTTGGGCATCATCAAGATGTAAATGTGAGACAGGTGTTTGTGTTCTTTTTTCTATCAGCTGTGGTTTTGGCCTCCGGTCTCTTCCATGGATGCCATTTTAACCCCAAGTCTCTTTCTTATTGTTGAATCATGAACATTGACAACAACTCAGGTAAATGGGGCCTGCAGGGCTTTAGATGTTGATCTGGGGTCACTAGTTTCCTCCTGGAGGAGTCGTTGATCTGCTCTTGGAGTCATTTTTGCCGATTGGTCACTCTTGGGAAGGTTCTCCACTGTTCCACGTTTTCTAAATATGGAAGATGAATTCACTCTGGTTTGATGGAGTCGCAAAGCTTTAGAAATGTCTTTGTAACATTTCCAAACTGACATATGTCGATTACTTTGTTTCTCATCTGttgttgaatttttttctttattatatcgGGGGATGATGTGGgactttttgagattttttttgccaACTTCATGTTGTCAGATAgcttttattgaagtgatttctTGATTCTACAAGTCTGGCAGTTATTAGATCTAGGTTTGGctggtaaattaaaaaaactcaaGAAATCTATAAGAGGGCAAATGCTTTTCACAGCACTGTACTTTGTGGAAATCTGAGCGTAATATAAATCCTCCGTTAAAAAATGTtccaaaaaacaaaccaaaaaagtgCTTAATTTTGCTGTTAACAACTTACCGATACCAATAATAACAAATGCTGCAACTCCATTCAGAATACCCAGGTATCTGACACCGAAGACGACATGGTATAAGAAAAGAGCCATCAAACAGCTCAGTCCGATGGCGGCGAGTCCAAAGAAAGTCAGAAAGACTTGGAAAACACAAGAAAGAGGCCTTTAAACATTAATATGTATCCAAACGAGTTCAAGAGAAAATGAGGAACAGGTAAGACTGTACCAGAGAAGGAGGTGAGGATGTAGACTAGCACGGTGATGCAGGCTCCACTGATGACGGCCAGCATCATGTCGTTGTAGAAGGTGTGTCTCACTTCATCATCAAACAGCTCTGTCCCCCCGTACAGCACCTTCACCTGACTGCAgcaacacacacagatacagaaCAATAAACTACAGTGTGGAGTACCGTGACTGCACCACAGGAGCATGAATACTGAAAAGACATGaaatatgggctcaaattaatgccataagtattttgtatctgtaaataaactttgtacttgtagaaatattttgtgcgtgtgcaaaaaatatttgtacttgcaaaaaatatttgtacttctagatacaaagctacaaactttttacaaagctacaaactttttttacaaagctacaaactttttttcaaaagctacaaactttttttacaactacgagttatggcaCTTTTTcacgtgccaaaactaagagccaatcagcgatctttggcacgggtttcaaagcgtttctggagagccaatcagatctttgcatcgcctactgacgtcgccgccatgtGTTGACgtgatgttcaagactgcgctgcaaactaatacaagtaaatggacttattttcataaagcgactttctacaaagaaatttacattttacgtctcatttattcattcacacacgcactaatatacttgggaaacagttaggcaccaaatataatatatttaattttctcagacggcaaaaataagaactttattgatcccacataggagtaattcatgttatatcagctatagcgAACAAgctagtgccgaaaaacaatatatacccTAActtgtagttgtaaaaaaagtttgtagcttttgaaaaaaagtttgtagctttgtaaaaagtttgtagctttgtatctagaagtacaaatgtgttttgcaagtacaaatattttttgcacacgcacaaaatatttctacaagttcaaatatttttttcagatgcacaaaatatttttacaagtacaaatattttttgcacacgcacaaaatatttctacaagtacaacgtttatttacagatacaatacttatggcattaatttgagcccataatgAGAAAGCATTAAAACAGGGGGTTCATGATGTTTCACCTAGTGGACTGCTTGGACAATAAGTCTGCATACTGAACCACAAAGTTTTTGAAGCGAGTTCTCTGCTCATCTGTTCGGTCCTGCAGGGAGTAGTAGGATGGCAGAGGAGCACCGAAGTGGATCTCACTGCGtaagagagaggaggagagatgcTCAGGGGACAGGCTCTCGTCCACGTACCAGTAGAACTGTGGGTGTGTGATGGCCAGACCCAGAGAACCTTCAAGACAGCACATACAAGGCAAACCAGCACAGTCAGGTTATTTATGGCTAGCCGATTTATGATTATAATAAAATTTCCTTGAAGTTACCCTGGATATCAGCCAGATCTGGGCCCATGCCATCGTAGTATATCTTCCCTCCTCTCTCGCTGGGGTAGAGGTAAGACAGCAGCGAACTGGGTGGAGAGCAGTAAGACGGCCCCAGTGGCAGATCCCTCAATatttccagaggtttccagcAGAACTGATGAAACTGCGGGTGCTGCATGAGCAGATGCTCCACACGGTGAATCGTCTGCAGACGGTCTGGAGTGAAGATGTTGTGGTTGCCTTTCCCCTGAGCCACAAACACCAGCTCGATCCTCCACAGAGCTTGGCTCTGCATATAGTAATTGGGAGCAAATCTGCGCTTCCTGATGAGAGGAAAAGTAGAATTTTCCTCCCATAAACCTCCCTCTTCCTGCTCTGCTCTGGGATTTGAGCTCTTGTGGTTTGTTGTTTCATCCTGACTCAGATCAGGCTCTGTCCTTGCATCTCCACGTGCTGGAGTGGCTGTCTTGAGATCCTCCTCTGCTTGTGAAGTGCTGTTGAGACGAGTGGGGGTGCTCATACCTCCACTGTGTGTCCAGTTGAACAATTCATTCCTGCCCAgcttctccagcagcagctcctgcagcagctcagaCTGGGCATCGTCTATGTCACGCCTGCATCTGTCCCAGGACCCCAACTGAGTCTTTACCGCTATGGTGAGGGCGTCAAAGCGCTCCGCTGAGAAGTGACTGTGAACCTCGAAGGCACTGTAGGAGAGGTCTATGTCCAGAGGAGGGCAGTAGAGCAGCATGTAGACAAACAAGGCGCAGGGCAGCAGGAAGACCACCCCTAGAACCAGGCCGCTGGCCAGGGGCTGCGTGTAAACCCACCCAACTGCCCCCCACAACCCACAAACCCCTGCATTCCCTGTTGCACAGTTTGGTGTTGATCTGTCCGCCACATTGTCCTCtccctcctcgtcttcctcctcaCCGCCGTCCCAGCTGCTCTGAAACAGCAGCGGCTCATCTTCAGCGTCCATGCTGGGACCTGTCAGGGACACATCACTTACATCACTTGATCATTCCTCCCTTGAAGCTCTGCTTTAGAGCAGAGCACAAAATACACATCTGAACTACAACTGAGTCATTATcacaaacaaatgaaaaggaaagGACAAGGTAACTTCCAAAGTTGCActgagcaagcaagcaagcaagggCGCGAGAGAATTAAGCctgtcctgcagcagctgttgacaaagggcctccattggcagacCCATATGGAGAAAATTAAACGGAGAGGGAATTTCAAGGacttataaaagaaaaacagttgaCAGGCTTCTGCTTTAAAATGCTGCTCAAAGCGCCAGGGGTGAGAGAAGCTAAAAGCTGTGACTTTATTTGAGTGTCCACCGGCGGCTGTTAATGTTTCAGGATTAGAGTTGCTGTTGCTGCGTCTGCAATGGAACAAATTCAAATTACCTCAGCTGTCTAATCACTGCCAAGGAGAGTGAGTGAGGTATTGGATCTGCACAACGAAGGCAGGTTTGTCAAGTGGTTTCCATTTGGTgaaccctttttttaaattaaaaatattagtgtatatatatatatatatatataccgtattttctggactataagctgctacttttttcataggttttgaaccatgcggcttatacaaaggtgcggctattctgtggatttttcttcc
This genomic interval carries:
- the disp3 gene encoding protein dispatched homolog 3 codes for the protein MDAEDEPLLFQSSWDGGEEEDEEGEDNVADRSTPNCATGNAGVCGLWGAVGWVYTQPLASGLVLGVVFLLPCALFVYMLLYCPPLDIDLSYSAFEVHSHFSAERFDALTIAVKTQLGSWDRCRRDIDDAQSELLQELLLEKLGRNELFNWTHSGGMSTPTRLNSTSQAEEDLKTATPARGDARTEPDLSQDETTNHKSSNPRAEQEEGGLWEENSTFPLIRKRRFAPNYYMQSQALWRIELVFVAQGKGNHNIFTPDRLQTIHRVEHLLMQHPQFHQFCWKPLEILRDLPLGPSYCSPPSSLLSYLYPSERGGKIYYDGMGPDLADIQGSLGLAITHPQFYWYVDESLSPEHLSSSLLRSEIHFGAPLPSYYSLQDRTDEQRTRFKNFVVQYADLLSKQSTSQVKVLYGGTELFDDEVRHTFYNDMMLAVISGACITVLVYILTSFSVFLTFFGLAAIGLSCLMALFLYHVVFGVRYLGILNGVAAFVIIGIGVDDVFVFISTFRQASHVHQPQERMIYTMKTAGRATFLTSFTTAAAYAANTFSQIPAVHDFGLFMALIVSCCWLWVSALMPAALCIWTQHVEPHEHAWLNRVKLLLGLSASHSPLSDEDDDVALLSVEMEPSFCDADGDSAILSLSVETDLSPLGQQHVGVVSTNLQWALKLFVSEPAVKHRKAVLGVFLLVLLLSAGCCCLLRPATHAPLLFRRDTNLQTLLALRSNLSGQGISCPTCSGVFMEKPHPLYSHASSSAFRFSTHQQSPRTMASVPSQKSVKPNSDANQTSSLLTVYMSKLEHGVSTTIYRFSLNTSITSPWKRCGTDHKEVSSFQAFSQPHTNYSSRMTVCVSHEYRPYPSWMITSSSCDARHSWTPEFSFYVAASPQQNSRKLYFAQCRLRPHPSRVCVNPPGCGFSSGPAGRSQGTFYAPLPSNPSSPAAVKSSKTSGFNPCSGGGCGHPAVRPLVDTGAMVFVVFGILGVNRTEHRDNHVIGDMGSIILDPDFDIFKEIGDLCKICKAVGANGQLVKPGGAQCLPSGNKLSSVLPRLHPECQSLPEPNLLPGQLSHGAVGIHGGKVRWLSMAFESTTYKGKSSFQTYSDFLQWENFIQELLASLPQSSALKRGFQTCEHWKQIFMEIIGVESALWSLLLSLAICVAAVSVFTAHLMLLLPVLITIIGVICLVVAVMYWLGWEMGAVEAISLSILVGSSVDYCLHLVEGYLLAGETVPSLPAQNLEPAAERQRRTLEAVNHVGVAIVSSAVTTAISTVPLFFCVIVPFAKFGQIVAINTAVSILFTLTVTLAMLACVAPARFRRHPGAVLKASLAVMAGAASAGAMCWVRGQLGASAWQPIRK